GCTGTTGTCAATGTGTTATGTTCGCCCCTACATCTGATTCATGCGGTCGGTCTATACGAAATATACAAACGTTTTTTCCCGTTGTGTCTGTACTGGATGTCTGCGAAGTACAACAAGAAAATGTACGGGAAGAAAAAGGAATTGTTTCGCAGTCTGCCTGAGTTCAACAAGCCGGGTGGACAGCTGACAATTCTGGAGATCGGCTGCGGCACCGGCACAAATTTCGAGTTCTTTCCGCCCGGCTGTCAGGTGATCTGCACTGACCCAAACCGTCATTTTCAGAGGTATCTGAAGAAAAGCATGGACCAGAACGACCACCTTACATATGAGCGATTTGTGGTGTCTTCTGGGGAGGACATGGGGTCAGTTGAAGATGAATCGATAGACGTAGTCGTCTGCACCCTGGTGCTCTGCTCTGTCAACGACGTACCGCAAACTCTGCGAGAGGTACAGCGGATACTGCGACCGGTAAGTAGTATTATTACTGAACTACAAGGTTAAAGGGATTATGAAATAAATGCTGACTCGCAGCCATGTTCTGCATATTATTGACAGGCTACTGTTGTAAATAAGGGCGTTTCTGCATGTGCAACATCTGGATTAATCTTTGACCACAGGAAATTAATAACTAACCCACAGCAAATACCAAGCTGAGGTTTTCCATGGTAGGCTAATTGTTTGTGGGATTCTTTCTTGCCCGACTCCCAAATATTTCAGAATAAACTAATAAGATGTTGTCTTTGTAAATAACAAGCAATATCTAATTTGAAAACTAATATAATGAGTTGAGTTTATTGGCATTAAAAAGCTGatgcaaaacagagaaatgacCACTAACAGATGCAACAGCCAAAGTATAcccaaaatttaaatttttttataaatagttCCCACATTATTCTCACTGACTAATCACACAATACCTTTGATTGCTATGTGGTGTCATCATTAGATAAGCAAATATGTGCCATTCGATAGGATTTTTATTCAATATACTGTAACTTTCATTCCATAAGTTCACATTTCATTCAATATTCCActtatattgtaattttttttgtatttgatgaaGAGATACATAGTTTCCTTAACAATGGTCACatagtacattttaaacagaacaaaatatattataaaataaaatatgtatggaAGTATAATCACAATGAATGCAATGCGTGTATTTTGTAATTCCTTTGGTATAAACATAAATCTTTCCTTTGCAGGGTGGAGGCTTCTTTTTCGTAGAACATGTTGCTGCAGATGCTTCAACTTGGGCACACTTCTTCCAGCATGTTTTTCAGCCTGCCTGGTACTACTTTGGTGATGGATGCGAGGTCACCCGGGAAACATGGAAAGATGTGGCGGCAGCTGGATTCTCTGAACTTAAACTGAGTCACATTGAAGCACCATTCATGTTCATGGTCAAACCACAAATTATAGGTTATGCTATAAAATAGGTTCTGTCTGATTAGCTTTAACTCTCCCTCAAAATTGATGTATGAATATACCTctatatgaaatatgatttaTCATCCAGTGTTGGAGATAGCTGACACTGACTGAAGTTGATACTGACttaatttttactgtaaaaaccttttttaaaaacaaattatgtttacCACATACAACAAATACCTTACATACACAGTACATAatgatatttttgtaaataaaaatgtatttgagttTATCCTCCAATTCTCTTCAACTGGCTTGCTGATTACCTAATGCACTGCCATAGAAATGTCTCAGTCTCCACTGTCTGCTACTTTTGTAATCATTTGTGCCTTTCATGATGACATGATTTATTGATTGtgtcattaaaatatatttattatgatTAAGATAATTTTggtctgttttattgttaatgacTAAAGAGtttaattgctttttgtttttcatattaaatttaaacacCCGCGACCCTGAAGAGGATGAGCGGTtagagatggatggatggattgatatCACAGAGAtgtaaaatacagcaaaacCAAAATTTGAAAGCAGCTTGGACTGGTTCGACGACATGCTATTGCGCCATCATGTGGTAAAGGTGCAACACAGCAACGTTTTAGACATTAGGATATCGTGTAATATTTTGATTCTCTAAAGATGTCCGTCTTTAAGATGTCctcaaaaaggttttaaagttGCCTCAAGAGAAAATGTAAGTATTGTCACAATTCATTTATCTGATTACTTTGATTGGCTTTGGATTTCCCTATGCATGTTATGATTATCACAGGCTTGTACGATTTGTACaaatgtctgtttctttttcttgaatacaatatttttgtacaaagataaaatgtacaaaaagaagAGTTCTGTACTCCAAACGTGGGGAAATTTGCAAGTACTAGAATTAGACTTTATCTGCTGGAAATCAGTGTGGCATCGCGCCAAACGTCGAGGTCTAGCTGCGCAGTGATCTAGACTGATCCACAAGCAAGTACCTACGAATGTGCATGGACGTAAATAATTACTGGATTTATGACAAGTTTATATTTGTCTCTGTTCTTTCAGCAATGTGAAGCTGGGGCTACAGGATCCTGATGAGACCGATTATTAAAAGAGTCCATGAGTCTATATAAGTGCTGCTGCCTTCAATTGCTGTAGGAAATGAAAATTTCCATTTGTTAACAtattctaaattaaaacaagGAGTTCAAAGTAGATTTTGGAACAGAACTACAAGATCAAATATTGGACCcagctttgtttttacatttcagtggtGCAAAAGCTacctctccactttccactcaccctgactggtcaaggcagatgccCCCAGCCTGAttttgctggaggtttcttcctttatagggagtttttcctccccactgCTACCTAGGGGTTGCTCAAGCGAGATTTGTTGGGTTATCTGAAATAtactaaacaaaaatatgtgtAAGTAGACTTGGCTTATACTGACAAGTACATTAAACAGTGTTTCTATATTTGGCCTATACTTGTTTTGACAATAAAGTATACTTCTATgctacagagaaaaacacagaaatgtttatgTATATTCATCTTGTACTTATACTGTCCTTAAGTATACTTATActgagaaaaatagaaaaaggttCAAGTTGCAAATTCAATTTCTCAGTGTATGGCCTATTGATACCTTGTTAGGAAAGCCAAAATAGAcgaacaaaagaagaaaacttttatatatatatatatatatatatatagctataTACAGCCCTAACTTTTTGTTCTAAATCCTCCCCCCCCTCCATGtatatgttcacatggagaatgcTTCTCTCAACAAAAGATgaggcctcaggcacaatcTGTCTACCATTTGTCATGCTGCCTTTTCATCTGTCCCCAGGAAGGTTAACACCACTTCACACACAACCTTCTGgttactttattaaaacaacttACGCTACAATTGCTTCAAAATTGTTAAGATCTTAATATACATCATTCCTAAAGGTTTTTGGCAACCTCTGAAGAATAGCTTTTTATAAAAAGGTAAGGAGTGTTAGTTACAATGCTGTGTGGCGggactttccttttattttataaaaacaaatacagtaaaatggcTTCAAAATTATTCTGGTGATAATAAACATTAGTCTAAACAAGAATGCATAACATTTTTTGGTAACCTCTAAAGAAAAGTTTTTATGAGCATTGAAACATGAGGATTGTTtaaacactgtacagtaaaaattGTTCAGAATTGATACGTTTATAATAGACAGTACTCCAATAATCTTTACTAATTAATAGTGCCCCCCCATATCAATTTCAGAATATAGACAAATGAGGCATTGCATCTGTAATGAAGTTATATCTAAAATTAATGAATGTAATGATGGCTTGGCTTTAATATACTGAtgtaaaacaagcaaaacagagaaatggCCACTCAGATGTAGTAGCCGAAATAGgctatttaatttttatagtaACCACACAATACCTTTGATTGCTAACATTACATATTATcgaaattaataaaacattatttcgGACCCAGGAAAACTGAGAACACGAAGAATTAGGAAGGCAAAACTGAGTTTATTGAATATAAGGGTTGGATGGAGCAAGTGACGGTGGAAGGGAGGAATGGAGTGCACTACAGAagggagatgtgtgtgtgtgtgtgtgagagagagagaaagattgattgattgattgataacTCTAAACTCAGTGTGGTTAAATATGATGAGGAACTCTTGGGTGAGTGTCCAGAGATAAATCTTGAGTATTGCGCAAAAATCCTTTTCTCATAAGTAGTCCAAAACTCATAAAATCCATGGACGTAAAGCTCAGGTAAGATTCACTTACTGCAAAATTTACAAGCAGGCAGAGCAGGAGTTCTTTGTTGAAAACTCGGATCCAGTGACCAGAGAAGAAAAGTTGAACAAACAGACAAGCATTGAGATGTAAACATATATTAGATGTAAACTTATGTGCCATTTCATAAGAATTTTGTGCGGTATACTCTGACTTCAAATTTATCATtataatgtgacattttatgaAACATGCAACttctatttgtttgtttattttttaatttgatgaagAGATTCTTAGGTTACTTACAGTTGGCATTTATAATGGAACCAAACACATGTGGAAATTTAGTGACAATGAATCCAATGggaacattttgtaattttctgtagtacaaacaaaacaaatctttgcTTTGCAGGGTGGAGTGTTCTACTTTAGAGATCATGTTGCTGCAAAAGCTTCAACTTGGGCACACTTCTTCCAGCATGTTTTCCAGCCTGTCTGGCACTACCTTGGTGATGGATGTGAGGTCACTCTGGAAACGTAGAAACATATGGAGTCAGCTGGATTCTCTGAACTTAAATGGAGACACATAGAAACACCAGTTATGTTCATGATCAAATGTTAGCTTTTTATGgtgtttaattgaaaaatataGCTTTGATCTTAATCTATTATCCACCATATCTTATCTCTAGGTGACTTGCTGATAACATAGTGCCATACCAAATTTTATCAGTGTGTATCTTTGTGCTACTATTGGATTTATTTGTGCCTTTAATGATGACCAGTGTGtcactaaaatatatttatgattGGTGTGATTGTGTTAAAATATTAGTGATTAAAGATATTAAtcctgttgctttttgtttttcatattaaataaatagtgAGATGGTAAAGACAGCAAGGCTAAAGTTTTAGAGTAGCTTGGACTGGCTCACCGGCATGCAAACTACAAACTACTACTGAAACGTTGGCAGATTTGCAAGTACTAGTGTTACACTTAATCAGCGGGAAGGAAGGAAATGATGGATACGACTTGACATTTGTCAACAACGTGCAGCTGGTGCTAGACGAGTCTTTTTTAGCATTCCCAAAACTGAGTCTACTGCTGCTGCATTCAAGTGCTATaggaaatatttgtaattttatctgAATAATTTCGTAGGATCCATGGGCATAGCTATATTAGCCTGTTAAGAGTCCATGGGGCATTTGACAATTTCTCTTGCATAAACCTTTCTTTCATATAGTGAACACTGCATGCTACAAAGACTAAATGTAGTCTGCAACACAGGAACCCCACAGGGGAACAGATCTAGCTCCATTCCTCTTCACCATCTACACTGCAGACTTCATGTTCTGCTCAGAAAGCTGTTACCTGCAGAAGTTATCTGATGACTCAAGCATCATCAGTCTGATTAGAAATGATGATGACAAATAGTATAGAGAACTGATCCAGGACTGGTGCAGCGGACTTGCCTCCAGATCAATGCAGGTAAATGGAATGTACAAATAACACAAGATCCCTTTTATAGGAAAGGACTCTTTCTGCTGAGGAGACTAAGGTCTTTTGGAGTGCAAGGAGCATTATCTTTTATGGCGTGCTGGTGCAgcaccatctctgcagcagatCGGAAAACACTTGATAAGTTGATTAGGAAGGCCAGCTCAGTCCTGGGGATGGCCCTGAACAGAGTTCAGGAGGGGGGAAAGGAGAATGGTAAGCAAACTATCATCTTACTGGAAAACAAATCTCACCACATGTACTATAGATTGACAtctctgagcagctccttcTGTGACAGACTGTTACATCCTAAGTGGCTGAAGGAGTGGATCGTAGGTCTATTCTCTCTGCAGCTGTCAGACATTACAACCAGcagctgctcccagtgaacTAATACTCACTATAATATACATTCCTACTACTGACTGTGCAATAACAGCAACCCTAGTGCAATTGTTTGGTTTATTGTAtacttatttgtactgtatactcactttttgttttgttgttttgccgTTTGAATGCCGTTTATCATGATATGATGTTCCTTCCAGGAAGTCAGGTCCAGAGCCAACAAAAGGGTGGTATAACAATAATCCCCCTCTGATGACAGCCAGCATTGTCACACAGTGGAGAAAACCAGTGCTGTAATCATCTCATGTGCAGGATGCAGAGGGGAACCACCGTTTAAGCTGCAGCCATCATGCCCAGTATTTACATGAGGGGTAAGGGGTTTAATTGGAGGAGCCTAGTGAACATTGTCTCTCTTCTTTACTGGGAAAAGCACCCCTGCATGATTGGCATGTCCAGCTCAACACCAGGGAAAATAATTGTCTGGTTTAGAAGCTTTATTATCAAATATTCATGAAACCCAGACATGAAAAATGAGCCACCAGAgtcagttgtccaccaatcctaggattgttggttcaatccctggctcctcctgacACATATCAAAGTatcattgagcaagacactgaaccccaacttagttgcgtCCAGTGATTGTAGGCCAGCAGCACTGCATTGAAGCAGTGCAAAGCACTTTAGGTACCAATCAGTAGAAAAGTCCTATATAAgtggagaccatttaccatttagctcAGTAAAAGCAAGGCCAttcattttcagtttccacacagcccactgtttgtgtgtgtgtgtgtgtgtgtgtgtgtgtgggggggggggggggggggggggggggggctgtgaTTCAATGGGCTTAATGTATCCCATGTGGCAAACTCCAGAATCTAGGCTCCACTGCCAGTGCTTGTGTTGCTGTCACTATGGAGACTCTCTCAAAGATATGTCTGTATAAATTGCAAAGTATCATCCGTGGGTGATGGTCTCGAAGGGTCATCCCCACGGACCATCCCTGTGCACCAAAGACATGTGTCTAAGATGTT
This genomic interval from Channa argus isolate prfri chromosome 5, Channa argus male v1.0, whole genome shotgun sequence contains the following:
- the LOC137128182 gene encoding thiol S-methyltransferase TMT1A-like, whose translation is MSFLMTFCTAVVNVLCSPLHLIHAVGLYEIYKRFFPLCLYWMSAKYNKKMYGKKKELFRSLPEFNKPGGQLTILEIGCGTGTNFEFFPPGCQVICTDPNRHFQRYLKKSMDQNDHLTYERFVVSSGEDMGSVEDESIDVVVCTLVLCSVNDVPQTLREVQRILRPGGGFFFVEHVAADASTWAHFFQHVFQPAWYYFGDGCEVTRETWKDVAAAGFSELKLSHIEAPFMFMVKPQIIGYAIK